ttagCAGCAATCATATTTGCGTTGAAGATATGAAGACATTACCTATATagtgagaagtgctacatctacacagatcacaaaagtctgaaatacttgccaacccagaaggaactcaatctgagacagagaataaggattgaattccttaaggattatgattgtgtgatcaaTTATCATTCTGagaaggcaaatatagtggctgatgccttgagcaaaaagTCTATAATGGCCTTGAGAGCACTAAATGTTCACTTGTCTTTGGCACAAGATggggctattttggctgagttgcatgtAAAGCCAAGTTTGGTACAGCAGATACAAGAAACACAGAAACAGGATGAAAAGTTGATGACTATTATGGATAGAGTTAAAGAGGAGAAGGAGACTGATtttgagttgaaaggagatgggtgcctacATTATAGAGGTAGAATATGTGTACCAGTAGATGaagaactgaagaagaatattaTGAAAAAGGCACATAGTagtttccatgctatgcacccaggaagtaccaagatgtatcatgatctgaagtcaCTTTATTGGTGATTTTGTGGCAAGATGTTTaacatgccagcaggttaaggccGAGCACCAGGTTCCATTAAGGTTGTTGCAACCCATatccataccagaatggaaatgggatcgcacAACTATGGACTTTGTTATTGGACTGCCATtgacacagaagaagcatgataccatCTGGGTGATTATAGATAAATTGATAAAGTTAGCTCACTTTCTACCAGTTATAGCAGACTATTCACTGGAGAGGTTAACAGAGATTTATATAGCTGAGATAGTCCGGCTACACGGAGTCCCAACATCgaccatgtcacaccttacccctccgtaagacataacatgatcccgtagtacacctaatgaattaccgaacttcgcctactgataacctattaaatatactactagggattttaaaccaatttccaaTCATTTTAAAGTGGTGGATAATGCTGATTAATTATATAAAACCTTTAATCGTAGTTTAggttataaatcaaatttttgaattaatttgaaatctccgaaaattttatagaaaattcggcaaagtGTTGTCTATATTTTGGGAAAACAATTCTgcaaaaacctgttaaaaacactcccaatacatTTAATACCCACAACTCCAGTATTCTCATCACAATTTAATCTCAACAACCACAATTTTGAGCAattcattatttaaaaaaaatgtaaacaaaaaaaaagaacttAAATTTTTCATTACTAAAAAATAATAAGTTTGCAGTACAAATATTTATAATGGTCaaaataaaattccaaaatttattatataactaCTCAAGTCCAATAAACATACACACAGTTACATATACATTAagataaaaattttataagagTACAATCGATATACCCGGTAATGATCCCAAAATTTCTAGTCACTTCGAGTCCCAAGTAGCCTACTTTACTgctttatctacctctttacctgtGGCAGCAATAAAACactatcgctgagccaaagactcagtggtgcacaatttaaagaaaataataatttgcacagcaaataaatcataatttcccCATGTAAaccaattcaaatattaatacatataaaatcatgttttatttctaaagccaaaaaatttcttaataaaaacatatttcaTTTCATCAATCATAAAACAAAATTCTAAAAAGACACAGTTTTGATCATGACACGATTTCCAATttgtcccaataaccaaaggctaatggggaataccaaggctagctagcacaaatatatgagtactcattcaatttgtcctcaactggcacacacctcaacacttcaaccaaagagggaatacaaatccaattcatcccactaggcaagctagtgaggaattcaaacatatagtcatgacactatggtttcaaactatttcaataattttctaagcatcaaaatattattcaattcacttttgtattttattcaaaataatttcccaAAAATTTGGGCTAGCAACACATAATTTTGTCAAGCAACATATTTAACACAATTGAGGTCATAAGTTAATTTCACAACttattcaattcaaaattaaaattgaaaatcaaaaagggttagttattgtgcacaaacctttaatgagTTGCCTCTCTGCTATTACTCACTTTTTTCTTATCTTTCCTGATctccttttctactgaaacatacaatttaaagtgtttcaatactcattcaactcatttctaataaataattcaaTGATTAAATTTTGTAGACTTAATCTACCTCAATAGATTTATAAAATTTGAATCATTTGTATTTGGTGCatttgtggttactatttacctcactattcatttcaaaatattgactttttcttaCTTAAGGGGTatactagttctaattgcacccacatatcacattttgggttacaattgtgttgacattgattgccaattgaaattcaaaactccCCAAGAGAAATTCCCAAATTACCCTTTTGGTCACTTGGGTTTACTATTCCGTTGGACttatctacagtggaaatttggccaacATTTCcccaccaaagttgttccttaatgtcttagctttaattttctttttgaatcactccatttagagttttgtagctcaagttatgccatttttactaAGGTTGGCCATATTAGTCAAaacccaaaaattctgggcacATTAGGTTCTAGCAAATTTGGG
This sequence is a window from Hevea brasiliensis isolate MT/VB/25A 57/8 chromosome 10, ASM3005281v1, whole genome shotgun sequence. Protein-coding genes within it:
- the LOC131169385 gene encoding uncharacterized protein LOC131169385; amino-acid sequence: MGEGMACLSTIISAIAVRRLIRKCCEAFLAHVVHIRKTSPSLQDIPTVTMMNKYPSPRIDDLFDQLKGANIHSKIDLRSSYHQLRANIVADALSKKSIMALRALNVHLSLAQDGAILAELHVKPSLVQQIQETQKQDEKLMTIMDRVKEEKETDFELKGDGCLHYRGRICVPVDEELKKNIMKKVKAEHQVPLRLLQPISIPEWKWDRTTMDFVIGLPLTQKKHDTIWVIIDKLIKLAHFLPVIADYSLERLTEIYIAEIVRLHGVPTSTMSHLTPP